Proteins co-encoded in one Cucurbita pepo subsp. pepo cultivar mu-cu-16 chromosome LG15, ASM280686v2, whole genome shotgun sequence genomic window:
- the LOC111811444 gene encoding uncharacterized protein LOC111811444, with product MSELCLMASHGYPSALLLHHQHNTSREIKDCQPFLSIRGARPEIVIGSELQNIQPPQSHGSWKSIIGMPDSNQLVEFDPKVRSLNMIDTQDNQGGSLIFSSRFEEEFKRCEKVLESLVSCPSEEEKYALNLPDLRGLQELKTQHCRGPVATSLIFPSCEFDAPEPIMDFVGELIRSSKITIHPDGQILLTETGTKIKDLLSVVAEFYLSKNSLSWSRQSILVPKYDRLNGGVGSHIYDSPVKLHATTIAPMKSPDIIKVKPSPKRRRSKKVGHERDLYKKNYVHACESLLSYVFNKQQHGRRAIQSLKNSGREVPQFLTEFSVGIAGAGLVVLFSVMYEVACGSVPFCSSKLLTTGFGLGLVWLSCGVNKLRDTIICISRKAAKVSLKDDEMIRRVDKSLNDIFFRAATLMMVAILKIG from the exons GACTGTCAGCCTTTCTTGTCAATACGTGGAGCTAGGCCAGAAATTGTGATCGGGTCAGAATTGCAAAATATTCAGCCTCCACAGAGCCATGGATCATGGAAGTCTATTATCGGGATGCCAGACTCCAATCAATTAGTTGAGTTTGACCCAAAAGTTAGAAGTCTGAACATGATTGACACACAAG ATAATCAGGGTGGCTCTTTGATATTCAGTTCTAGATTTGAGGAGGAATTCAAAAGGTGTGAGAAAGTCTTGGAGTCCCTTGTGTCCTGTCCAAGTGAAGAGGAGAAATATGCATTAAATTTACCAGACTTAAGGGGGTTACAAGAATTAAAGACGCAGCATTGTCGAGGGCCCGTTGCTACTTCACTTATCTTTCCTAGCTGCGAGTTTGATGCACCGGAGCCAATCATGGACTTCGTTGGCGAATTGATTAGAAGCTCAAAGATCACAATTCATCCTGATGGACAAATTCTTTTAACTGAGACTGGGACAAAGATCAAGGATTTACTTTCAGTTGTTGCTGAGTTTTATTTGTCGAAGAACTCTTTAAGTTGGAGCAGGCAGTCAATTCTTGTCCCCAAATATGATAG GTTGAACGGTGGAGTGGGAAGCCATATTTATGATTCTCCGGTGAAGCTTCATGCAACAACCATTGCTCCTATGAAGAG CCCTGATATAATCAAGGTCAAGCCATCGCCAAAAAGGAGACGCAGTAAGAAAGTAGGCCATGAGAGAGATCTGTACAAGAAAAACTATGTCCACGCATGTGAGAGTCTGCTATCCTATGTGTTTAACAAGCAGCAGCACGGGAGAAGGGCAATACAGTCATTAAAGAATTCGGGGCGAGAGGTTCCTCAGTTTCTCACTGAGTTCTCTGTTGGTATTGCTGGGGCTGGTCTTGTTGTCCTTTTCTCTGTCATGTATGAAGTTGCTTGCGGGAGTGTGCCATTTTGTTCGTCCAAACTCTTGACCACTGGATTTGGGCTGGGTCTGGTTTGGCTGTCTTGTGGCGTGAATAAACTGAGGGATACAATAATCTGTATCAGCAGGAAAGCAGCCAAGGTTAGCTTGAAGGACGATGAGATGATAAGGAGAGTGGATAAGAGCCTAAATGATATCTTCTTCAGAGCGGCGACTTTAATGATGGTAGCCATCTTGAAAATTGGTTAG